A stretch of the Actinomyces faecalis genome encodes the following:
- a CDS encoding YebC/PmpR family DNA-binding transcriptional regulator encodes MSGHSKWATTKHKKAAIDAKRGKLFARLIKNIEVAARTGGGDPAGNPTLYDAIQKARKNSVPADNITRAVKRGSGEEAGGADWQTIMYEGYGPAGVAFLVECLTDNRNRAASDVRVAFTRTGGNLADPGSVAYNFTRKGVVEIAKADGIDEDSILMAVLDAGAEEVVEGAESFEVICEPTDLIAVRNAVTEAGMEYDSAESQFVAGTKVEVDLDGARKVMRLIDALEDLDDVQNVFTSVDVSAEVAAQLDEDED; translated from the coding sequence ATGTCGGGACACTCCAAGTGGGCGACCACCAAGCACAAGAAGGCCGCTATCGACGCCAAGCGCGGCAAGCTCTTCGCGCGCCTGATCAAGAACATCGAGGTCGCTGCGCGTACCGGTGGCGGTGACCCCGCAGGCAACCCGACCCTCTACGACGCCATCCAGAAGGCGAGGAAGAACTCCGTGCCTGCTGACAACATCACCCGTGCTGTCAAGCGCGGCAGTGGTGAGGAGGCCGGCGGAGCGGACTGGCAGACCATCATGTACGAGGGCTACGGTCCTGCGGGTGTGGCCTTCCTGGTCGAGTGCCTGACAGACAACCGCAACCGTGCCGCCTCCGACGTGCGGGTGGCCTTCACCCGCACCGGCGGCAACCTGGCCGACCCGGGCTCGGTGGCCTACAACTTCACGCGCAAGGGCGTGGTCGAGATCGCCAAGGCCGACGGCATCGACGAGGACTCGATCCTCATGGCTGTCCTGGACGCCGGCGCCGAGGAGGTCGTCGAGGGGGCGGAGTCCTTCGAGGTGATCTGCGAGCCGACGGACCTCATCGCGGTGCGTAACGCCGTGACCGAGGCAGGGATGGAGTATGACTCCGCCGAGTCCCAGTTCGTCGCCGGGACCAAGGTCGAGGTCGACCTCGACGGCGCCCGCAAGGTCATGCGGCTCATCGACGCCCTGGAGGACCTGGACGACGTCCAGAACGTCTTCACCTCCGTCGATGTCTCTGCTGAGGTCGCCGCCCAGCTCGACGAGGACGAGGACTGA
- the pdxS gene encoding pyridoxal 5'-phosphate synthase lyase subunit PdxS has product MTTTSPTTGTLTIKRGMADMLKGGVIMDVVTPEQARIAEDCGAVAVMALERVPADIRAQGGVARMSDPDLVTGIIDAVSIPVMAKARIGHFVEAQVLQSLGVDYIDESEVLTPADYSHHIDKQAFTVPFVCGATNLGEALRRITEGAAMIRSKGEAGTGDVSNAVTHMRTIRDEIRRLTSLPEDELYVAAKELGAPYELVAEVARTGSLPVVLFTAGGIATPADAAMMMQMGAEGVFVGSGIFKSGDPAKRAAAIVRATAQFDDPSVVAEVSRGLGEAMVGINVEDVAAPHRLAERGW; this is encoded by the coding sequence ATGACCACGACGAGCCCGACCACCGGCACCCTGACGATCAAGCGCGGCATGGCTGACATGCTCAAGGGCGGCGTCATCATGGACGTCGTCACCCCCGAGCAGGCTCGCATCGCCGAGGACTGCGGGGCCGTGGCCGTCATGGCCCTGGAGCGCGTGCCGGCAGACATTCGTGCCCAGGGCGGAGTGGCCCGGATGTCGGACCCGGACCTCGTCACGGGCATCATCGACGCCGTCTCGATCCCGGTCATGGCCAAGGCGCGGATCGGGCACTTCGTGGAGGCCCAGGTCCTGCAGTCCCTTGGCGTGGACTATATCGACGAGTCGGAGGTGCTGACCCCGGCTGACTACTCCCACCACATCGACAAGCAGGCCTTCACCGTGCCCTTCGTGTGCGGCGCGACCAATCTGGGAGAGGCGCTGCGCCGGATCACCGAGGGCGCCGCCATGATCCGCTCCAAGGGTGAGGCCGGCACGGGGGACGTGTCCAACGCCGTGACCCACATGCGCACGATCCGCGACGAGATCCGGCGCCTGACGTCCCTGCCTGAGGACGAGCTCTACGTGGCGGCCAAGGAGCTGGGTGCCCCCTACGAGCTCGTGGCCGAGGTCGCGCGGACGGGCAGCCTGCCGGTGGTCCTGTTCACCGCAGGCGGCATCGCCACCCCGGCGGACGCGGCCATGATGATGCAGATGGGCGCCGAGGGCGTGTTCGTGGGCTCGGGCATCTTCAAGTCGGGTGACCCCGCCAAGCGGGCGGCGGCGATCGTGCGCGCCACGGCCCAGTTCGACGACCCCTCGGTGGTCGCTGAGGTCTCCCGGGGCCTGGGCGAGGCGATGGTCGGTATCAACGTCGAGGACGTTGCGGCGCCTCACCGCCTGGCTGAGCGCGGTTGGTGA
- a CDS encoding PrsW family intramembrane metalloprotease — MSQAPLRSQSGSWAGPQALRRRRARDVVAYLVAAVGGVGLMVVLAVVYSQAGEVTAMVWPALLALVPLGIVLVVVRWIDRWEPEPFSILLTAFLWGAGVATAVSLAVNTTTALLASSVTATSGDLVASVVSAPVIEEVTKGAGVLIIFLVWRRSFNGPVDGIVYAAVVAAGFAFAENILYFVQYRDHLATTFLMRAVASPFAHVTFTSCTGLAIGLASRMRSSVAWVWMTPCGLVGAVLLHAFWNGVLAAAPSLYLLVEVPFFLACIGLVVWLRWSERMTMRNRLADYARAGWYEQSEVVMMTTSAGRAAALRWARRRGTRTHAAMKDLLGASASLAALRQQALDGYVEADYGQQERELLDVVRRSKEVLGQG; from the coding sequence GTGAGCCAGGCCCCGCTCCGGTCACAGTCGGGCTCGTGGGCCGGTCCGCAGGCGCTGCGACGCCGCCGTGCCCGAGACGTGGTGGCCTACCTCGTCGCCGCAGTGGGTGGGGTCGGGCTCATGGTCGTCCTCGCCGTGGTCTACTCCCAGGCCGGTGAGGTCACCGCGATGGTCTGGCCGGCGCTGCTGGCACTGGTCCCGCTGGGGATCGTGCTGGTCGTCGTGCGCTGGATCGACCGGTGGGAGCCTGAGCCCTTCTCCATCCTCCTGACGGCCTTCCTGTGGGGAGCCGGCGTCGCGACCGCGGTCTCGCTGGCCGTCAACACGACGACGGCGCTCCTCGCCTCCTCGGTGACGGCCACCAGCGGCGACCTCGTGGCCTCAGTGGTCTCGGCCCCGGTGATCGAGGAGGTCACCAAGGGCGCTGGTGTCCTCATCATCTTCCTGGTGTGGCGGCGCTCCTTCAACGGTCCCGTCGACGGGATCGTCTACGCCGCGGTGGTAGCGGCGGGCTTCGCCTTCGCGGAGAACATCCTCTACTTCGTGCAGTACCGCGACCACCTGGCGACCACCTTCCTCATGCGGGCGGTGGCCTCGCCCTTCGCCCACGTCACCTTCACCTCCTGCACCGGCCTGGCGATCGGGCTGGCCTCACGGATGCGCTCGTCGGTCGCCTGGGTGTGGATGACGCCGTGCGGGCTGGTGGGTGCCGTCCTCCTCCACGCCTTCTGGAACGGGGTGCTCGCCGCGGCGCCCTCCCTGTACCTGCTGGTCGAGGTCCCCTTCTTCCTGGCCTGCATCGGTCTGGTGGTGTGGCTGCGGTGGAGCGAGCGCATGACGATGCGCAACCGCCTGGCAGACTATGCCCGCGCCGGTTGGTACGAGCAGTCCGAGGTCGTCATGATGACCACCTCGGCCGGCCGGGCCGCGGCGCTGCGGTGGGCACGGCGGCGCGGTACGCGCACGCACGCGGCGATGAAGGACCTCCTGGGTGCCTCGGCCAGCCTGGCGGCCCTGCGCCAGCAGGCGCTGGACGGATACGTCGAGGCGGACTACGGCCAGCAGGAACGTGAGCTGCTGGACGTGGTACGCCGTTCCAAGGAGGTGCTGGGACAAGGATGA
- the pgsA gene encoding phosphatidylinositol phosphate synthase, whose translation MLGQHGRGLTKALFTTPALAMAKVGITPNMLTVTGTVASVAVAVATLPQGHFVLGPVLLGLVLVADSFDGILARATGRSSEFGAFLDSTMDRLADGAVFASLAAWAGLHMADGTARTLTLTAALACVVLAATVPYARARAESVGATASIGIAERTDRLLVALAATFVVGAGAPQWVLTVALTVVAVASFVTVVQRVLTVRRQLATHGDGQGPAAGEQEQ comes from the coding sequence ATGCTCGGACAGCACGGACGAGGCCTGACCAAGGCCCTGTTCACCACCCCCGCCCTGGCGATGGCAAAGGTGGGGATCACCCCCAACATGCTCACTGTCACCGGGACCGTGGCCTCGGTCGCCGTGGCGGTGGCCACTCTGCCCCAGGGGCACTTCGTCCTGGGGCCAGTGCTGCTGGGGCTGGTGCTGGTCGCGGACTCCTTCGACGGGATCCTGGCCCGGGCTACCGGACGCTCCTCAGAGTTCGGAGCGTTCCTGGACTCGACGATGGACCGGCTGGCCGACGGGGCCGTCTTCGCCTCTCTGGCGGCGTGGGCAGGTCTGCACATGGCTGACGGCACGGCGCGCACCCTCACGCTCACGGCCGCCCTGGCCTGCGTCGTGCTCGCCGCGACCGTGCCCTACGCCCGGGCGAGGGCGGAGTCGGTGGGAGCGACGGCCTCGATCGGCATCGCCGAGAGGACCGACCGGCTGCTCGTGGCCCTGGCAGCCACCTTCGTGGTGGGAGCAGGGGCTCCGCAGTGGGTGCTGACCGTGGCCCTGACCGTGGTCGCGGTGGCCTCGTTCGTCACGGTGGTCCAGCGCGTGCTCACCGTGCGTCGTCAGCTGGCGACGCACGGGGACGGCCAGGGCCCGGCCGCGGGGGAGCAGGAGCAGTGA
- the pdxT gene encoding pyridoxal 5'-phosphate synthase glutaminase subunit PdxT, translating to MGRHTPRALFPAASASDSRPTVGVLALQGDVREHVLALEAAGARAVAVRAAADLVGPEGVRVDGLVLPGGESTTVGRLLAAFDMLAPLRAVVRDGLPVYGSCAGMILLADRVAGAASGQPLIGGIDMTVRRNAFGRQVDSYEEELVAPALGAPADRPLRGVFIRAPWVEHVGACVEVLATTRSGRAGAEEAGSGGRIVAVRQGPLLATSFHPEVGSDHRVHDVFVEMVTRRS from the coding sequence CTGGGCCGGCACACGCCGCGTGCTCTGTTCCCAGCCGCCTCGGCCTCAGACTCCCGGCCTACGGTCGGTGTACTGGCCCTGCAGGGAGACGTGCGCGAGCACGTACTGGCGCTGGAGGCAGCCGGTGCCAGGGCGGTGGCCGTGCGTGCGGCAGCCGACCTGGTCGGGCCTGAGGGGGTGCGTGTGGACGGCCTGGTCCTGCCTGGGGGAGAGTCCACCACAGTGGGCAGGCTCCTCGCCGCCTTCGACATGCTGGCGCCGTTGCGCGCCGTGGTGCGTGACGGGCTGCCCGTCTACGGGTCCTGCGCGGGCATGATCCTGCTGGCTGATCGCGTGGCGGGGGCGGCCTCAGGACAGCCCCTGATCGGGGGCATCGACATGACGGTGCGGCGCAACGCCTTCGGGCGGCAGGTGGACTCCTACGAGGAGGAGCTCGTCGCACCTGCGCTCGGTGCTCCTGCCGACCGGCCGTTGCGCGGGGTGTTCATCCGGGCGCCGTGGGTGGAGCACGTCGGTGCCTGCGTCGAGGTCCTTGCCACAACCCGGTCAGGGCGCGCGGGCGCGGAGGAGGCAGGTTCAGGCGGTAGGATCGTCGCGGTTCGTCAAGGACCCTTGCTCGCGACCTCCTTCCATCCTGAGGTCGGAAGCGATCACCGGGTCCACGACGTCTTTGTCGAGATGGTGACGCGCCGCTCCTAG
- a CDS encoding HIT family protein — MSDPVQAPGGGGRAGLEDLPGTVVTGPIGPVTVEAPFQHPDAPDPFGRLWTPHRMVYIGGQDKPADSSSQQCPFCLAPGRADRDSLIVHRGERAYVLMNLYPYNTGHLLVCPYRHIADWTEATAAERTEIGELTARAMEVVREVSRPHGFNLGMNQGQVAGAGIAAHLHQHIVPRWTGDANFMPIIGKTKPVPQLLGDQRETLAAAWDQAPTTQGDGESAARC; from the coding sequence ATGAGCGACCCCGTCCAGGCGCCAGGCGGCGGTGGTCGGGCAGGCCTGGAGGACCTGCCCGGCACCGTCGTGACCGGGCCGATCGGTCCGGTCACGGTCGAGGCGCCCTTCCAGCACCCAGACGCCCCCGACCCCTTCGGTAGGCTCTGGACCCCGCACCGCATGGTCTACATCGGCGGCCAGGACAAGCCTGCGGACTCCTCCAGCCAGCAGTGCCCCTTCTGCCTCGCGCCGGGACGAGCGGACCGCGACTCGCTCATCGTCCACCGCGGGGAGCGCGCCTACGTGCTGATGAACCTCTACCCCTACAACACCGGTCACCTGCTCGTGTGCCCCTACCGCCACATCGCGGACTGGACCGAGGCTACCGCCGCCGAGCGCACCGAGATCGGCGAGCTGACGGCTCGTGCCATGGAGGTCGTGCGTGAGGTCAGCCGCCCTCACGGGTTCAACCTGGGGATGAACCAGGGGCAGGTGGCAGGGGCCGGCATCGCCGCGCACCTCCACCAGCACATCGTGCCTCGGTGGACCGGGGACGCGAACTTCATGCCGATCATCGGCAAGACCAAACCGGTGCCCCAGCTGCTGGGCGATCAGCGCGAGACGCTCGCTGCCGCCTGGGACCAGGCTCCCACGACGCAAGGCGACGGCGAGTCCGCAGCCCGGTGCTGA
- a CDS encoding NUDIX hydrolase, producing MSRAELTPDGRDPQLVPDNWRELIDPAGEWHLDEDGLPRRRGARVIALRTVPSPAILLVTGHDRTDADHWWSFTPGGGVLEGETSRQAAARELAEETGIVLDEGALTGPVVYRDSRFDFNLVTVRQDEELFLAVLDAEQAEATAGADGEMDRSGWTELEREVLDSVRWWPLEELDAAVGRGMVVYPPQLPDLARELVTGWNGVAWSIKEWD from the coding sequence ATGAGCCGAGCCGAGCTGACCCCGGACGGGCGGGACCCGCAGCTGGTCCCTGACAACTGGCGTGAGCTGATCGACCCTGCGGGGGAGTGGCACCTGGACGAGGACGGGCTGCCCCGACGTCGCGGCGCCCGGGTCATCGCGTTGCGGACGGTCCCCAGTCCTGCGATCCTCCTGGTCACGGGGCACGATCGCACTGACGCCGACCACTGGTGGTCCTTCACGCCTGGTGGCGGGGTCCTGGAGGGCGAGACCAGCCGCCAGGCCGCCGCGCGCGAGCTGGCGGAGGAGACCGGCATCGTCCTGGACGAGGGCGCCCTGACCGGTCCCGTGGTGTACCGCGACAGCCGCTTCGACTTCAACCTGGTGACCGTCCGCCAGGACGAGGAGCTCTTCCTCGCCGTGCTGGACGCCGAGCAGGCTGAGGCCACCGCGGGTGCGGACGGCGAGATGGACCGTAGCGGCTGGACCGAGCTCGAGCGCGAGGTCCTGGACTCCGTGCGGTGGTGGCCGTTGGAGGAGCTCGACGCGGCAGTCGGCCGGGGCATGGTCGTCTACCCGCCACAGCTGCCGGACCTGGCTCGTGAGCTTGTCACGGGCTGGAACGGGGTCGCCTGGTCGATCAAGGAGTGGGACTGA
- a CDS encoding glycosyltransferase family 4 protein has protein sequence MRIGLVCPYSMDAHGGVQVHVMDLAGELIRRGHEVQVLAPASSELELPDWVTSAGDAVAIPYNGSVARLNFGALVARRARRWLETGDFDLVHIHEPITPSVGLLVLQAAQAPVVATFHAAMDRSIARELVSPVISPLLERITARIAVSEEARRTLVHFHGGDAVVIPNGVNVAPFASAPHDDPRFAGTDKEPTISFLGRLDEPRKGLPVLAEAVPAVLEAVPGARFLIAGRGEADEVREQLAGWGDHVVFLGGVSDEDKAAMLASSTCYVAPQTGGESFGIVLVEAMAAGTSVIASDLTAFSDVLGAGRYGALFRNEDSQDLARVIIETLTGAEAAQARRQAADAVVGRYDWSTVTDAVLDVYDMVLSTAHTRVQAAQDTRTVVGRIRDALEAGER, from the coding sequence ATGAGGATCGGACTGGTCTGCCCCTACTCCATGGACGCCCACGGCGGCGTCCAGGTGCACGTGATGGACCTGGCCGGTGAGCTCATCCGCCGCGGGCACGAGGTCCAGGTCCTGGCTCCGGCCTCGAGCGAGCTGGAGCTGCCCGACTGGGTCACCAGCGCCGGGGACGCCGTCGCGATCCCGTACAACGGCTCAGTGGCCAGGCTCAACTTCGGCGCGCTGGTGGCACGTCGTGCCCGACGCTGGCTGGAGACAGGCGACTTCGACCTGGTCCACATCCACGAGCCCATCACCCCCAGCGTCGGCCTTCTCGTCCTGCAGGCGGCCCAGGCACCGGTCGTGGCGACCTTCCACGCCGCGATGGACCGCTCGATCGCCCGCGAGCTCGTCTCGCCGGTGATCTCCCCGCTGCTGGAGCGCATCACCGCTCGTATCGCGGTCTCGGAGGAGGCACGGCGCACGCTGGTCCACTTCCACGGCGGGGACGCCGTCGTCATCCCCAACGGGGTCAACGTGGCGCCCTTCGCCTCCGCCCCGCACGACGACCCTCGTTTCGCCGGCACGGACAAGGAGCCGACGATCAGCTTCCTGGGGCGCCTGGACGAGCCGCGCAAGGGGCTGCCCGTGCTGGCCGAGGCCGTTCCGGCGGTCCTGGAGGCGGTGCCGGGAGCCCGCTTCCTCATCGCCGGGCGAGGCGAGGCCGACGAGGTCCGTGAGCAGTTGGCTGGCTGGGGCGACCACGTCGTCTTCCTGGGAGGCGTCAGTGACGAGGACAAGGCGGCCATGCTGGCCTCGTCGACCTGCTACGTCGCTCCTCAGACAGGAGGCGAGTCCTTCGGGATCGTCCTGGTCGAGGCGATGGCGGCGGGGACCAGCGTCATCGCCTCAGACCTCACGGCCTTCTCCGACGTCCTGGGAGCCGGTCGCTACGGTGCCCTGTTCCGCAACGAGGACAGCCAGGACCTGGCACGCGTCATCATCGAGACCCTCACCGGTGCCGAGGCGGCTCAGGCGCGGCGGCAGGCGGCTGACGCGGTGGTCGGACGCTACGACTGGTCGACGGTGACTGACGCCGTCCTGGACGTGTACGACATGGTCCTGTCCACCGCCCACACGCGTGTGCAGGCGGCTCAGGACACGCGCACCGTCGTCGGGCGCATCCGTGACGCGTTGGAGGCGGGGGAGAGATGA
- a CDS encoding phosphatidylinositol mannoside acyltransferase, with amino-acid sequence MGTQDLYRLAWRWAPRLPASIGYGVSHLGADAAWALQRVSGFAGSSRTGGVPQLRRNLARLLEPGTCGRELEAATRAGMRSYMRYFYEAFALSGLSATQVDARVRAVLDPRARQDLEAGSIVVALAHMGNWDLVGAWASRVLVPVLTVAERLEPEDLFDQFVSFRQSLGMRVIGQARGQKVFDQLLEAAGEGHYLIALLADRDLSSSGVEVPLAGRKAHVAAGPAAVAERLDLPLYVATVSYERLTGERRRQAGGPWGVVLTLSKVPRPEGAEGRELVARWTRSWVAALEPGLRAHAVDWHMLQAVFDEDLDQARLARSRAREAAGGAEGPDNLPTGEDA; translated from the coding sequence ATGGGGACGCAGGACCTGTACCGCCTGGCATGGCGGTGGGCGCCGCGCCTGCCCGCCAGCATCGGCTACGGTGTCTCCCACCTGGGAGCGGACGCGGCGTGGGCGCTCCAGCGTGTGTCCGGCTTCGCCGGCAGCAGCCGCACCGGCGGAGTGCCGCAGCTGCGGCGCAACCTCGCCCGCCTGCTTGAGCCCGGGACCTGCGGGCGTGAGCTGGAGGCGGCCACCCGGGCGGGGATGCGGTCCTACATGCGGTACTTCTACGAGGCCTTCGCCCTCAGCGGCCTGAGCGCGACGCAGGTGGACGCGAGGGTGCGCGCCGTCCTCGACCCGCGGGCCCGGCAGGACCTGGAGGCGGGAAGCATCGTGGTGGCCCTGGCCCACATGGGCAACTGGGACCTGGTCGGCGCCTGGGCCAGCCGGGTGCTGGTACCGGTGCTGACCGTGGCTGAGAGGCTGGAGCCGGAGGACCTCTTCGACCAGTTCGTCAGCTTCCGCCAGAGCCTGGGTATGCGGGTGATCGGCCAGGCACGCGGCCAGAAGGTCTTCGACCAGCTGCTTGAGGCCGCTGGGGAGGGGCACTACCTCATCGCGCTGCTGGCTGACCGTGACCTGTCCTCCTCCGGCGTCGAGGTCCCGCTGGCGGGCCGGAAGGCGCACGTGGCCGCCGGTCCGGCTGCCGTGGCCGAGAGGCTCGACCTCCCCCTGTACGTGGCGACCGTCTCCTACGAGCGTCTGACCGGGGAGCGTCGTCGTCAGGCAGGCGGGCCGTGGGGCGTCGTCCTCACCCTGTCCAAGGTGCCTCGGCCAGAGGGCGCTGAGGGCCGTGAGCTCGTGGCCCGCTGGACACGCAGCTGGGTCGCTGCCCTGGAACCGGGGCTGCGGGCCCACGCGGTGGACTGGCACATGCTCCAGGCGGTCTTCGACGAGGACCTGGACCAGGCTCGCCTGGCCCGCTCGCGCGCCCGCGAGGCCGCTGGCGGGGCTGAGGGCCCTGACAACCTGCCCACGGGGGAGGACGCATGA